tttgtgaaaaaaactataataatgTGGTTGCTCTAAATCTTGAGTTATTGGTAAATGGTAATCTAGTATCTCTCTTTGTACCTTACTCTCTTTATTTTTGTGTCTCATTCTATATTTCTTAAATTCTTGAGAATTGAAGTTGTCTATGGTGGGCTTCCACCAAGTGTCTAAATCAATGGAATTGGGTTATATTCCTCATGTAGTTTGGTATTGCTACTAAAACTCATATAGCAATTTGTCTGCAATCCTTAActataatatgaaaaaaaaaattctgagcCAATTTATTTAACTATCTATTCTAgacatttaaaattttccatttttactTAGCCTTATAGCTTTAATAATGTATTTAACTTTTGGCTCGGGAAGCCAGGGATCGCCTCGTCAAGCACATTGGATGTGCAAACAATTCCGGGAAATGGGTTAAGTGGTTACCGTCAGAGGAGGGTTGCGCTAAACTTAACACTGATGGGGAGATGGATTCCAGGATACACTATCAAAATTGGGATCACAAATAGCTTCTCAGCCAAGTTGTGAGGCCTAAGGGGAGAATCTACGGCTCAACTTGCGAAAAGGGTTTTTCAAGATTTGGGTTGAAATGAATTCGGTGGTTGCAGTGCCGCTCATGGATTATTAGAGGAATCATGATGAGGCAACTATCATGCTGATTAGATATTGCAAAGACTTGGTTAAAAAGTTTAGATCGATCCGTTTCTCGCATATCTACATGGAGGAAAATCAATGTGCTGATAGCCTCGCAAATTTGGGGCAATAGATGCCTTTGGAGACTCACGTGTTGAATGATGTGCCAGATAGCTTAAAAGAGCAACTCAGAGCGGATGCTCTTGGTGTTCCGAAGCCTAGGATGCTTTAACACCTCCTGAGTGGAGGTGGCTAATGTACCAAAAAAATGTACTCCCTCCGtcacattttatgtgtctggttcggttaacgatgattgactgaagttatttttaatttaatttttaatatattaagtttattattaatatacaaaatttatatatttagaaactacactaaaagtactattaaacacaaaaatcaaaattaaaaacaagtaaaaaataataaagaaagaattggtttaactaatgaatagtaagtatgacagataaaatggaacAGATGAAGTATTTAACTTTTGAAATTTGATCATAAAGAAATAGTATGATTGTATACTCAAATTATTAGAATCTAAATGTTGGAATGCTTTGTAATGAACTAATGAAAGAAGAGTATGATTGGATATTTAAATTAATGGAATGCTTTGTAGTGAACTAATGAAACAAGAGTATGATtggatatttaaattattggaATCTAAATGTTGGAATGCTTTGTAATGAACTAATGAAAGAAGAGTATGATTGAATATTTATTGGAATCTAGATGTTGGAATGCTTTGTAATTAACTCATGAAAGAAGAGTATGATTGGACAGTCCTTATACTGTGGAcgatggtccacaatgcattgtggaccatgggtcatggttgatactgcagttgtgttaaaaggatattgtagttgtgttgaaaggataatGCAATTGTGTtaaaaaggaactgcagttgtgcggaacagaggtcgtgtcattcatctggaactgcagttgtgttgtacggatactgcagttgtgttgaaaagatactgcagctgtgttgaacatatactgcagttgtgttgaacggatgaacgacctctgttccgtgcaactgcagtttcctttcaacacaattgcagtatcttttcaacacaactgcagtatcagttatgatcatagtccacaatgcattgtgcaccatggtccacgatataatttgcgataatTGGATACTTAAATTCTTGGAATCTAGATGTTGGAATGCTTTGTAATGAACTAACGAAAGAAGAGTATGATTGGATGCTTAAATTCTTGGAATCTAAATGTTGGAATGCTTTGTAATGAACTAATGATTCTAGAATCGTTAGGAATTAGTTAATTAcatcatttttgtaaattatggtTGTAAATTGGCAAAGTTCACACTATAGTGTTATAAAATACACTTTAAAGTttgcattatttattaaaatactatCACGATTTGAACCTTTTACTCGGTTAAcccggctcaaacccgggtggcagacggtttcgaactcaagacctcacggccgcgagcgtcttggtcttgccactcaggctgcccttacgggctatatatatatatatatatatatatatatatatatatatatatatatataaaagtaggTTCGAACCACCCTTAACTTGCGAACTACTAAAGAATTACACCACAACTGCTATGCGATTCACCGCAACGCCTCCAGATATTTTGCAGTACAATCATATCCAGTGCGGTGCAATCATGTAGTAAGTGCGATACAATCCTTCAGTAATTCACACGTTAAGGTCTGTTCGCACCTGACTGTGGAACTATGTGTGTAAGAGAGAGAAACAAACCAAATCTAAAATAAGCTCTTCATCCACTAGAATAACATTTAGTAAACAATGTGGACAAAAGCTTTATAGAGTTTTCATCTTATGAGAGTGGAGAGCTTTCGTCCAGTGGATAAAGCTCTTTTCATTGCACAAACTGCCACAAAGCTTCATCTAGTAGACTCACTAGACTGGTCCTTGGAAGAAGTTTTGTTCCCAATGAACTAGTCTACTGGATGAAGTATTTTGTCCAGTGGAGCTTACTGTGTACCATGGTCCATGTTGCAGCATGTACCAGAAACAATAtcgtatcattttaattacattttaaattcatttgacaatattctctgttatttagtttcatttttcacgcacattaattttattataacaatactaaagtatcattttagaTCCACTACAATagcatttgacaatatacgttTTTGCATTTTAAATTCACTGCGCATGCttttttttgacaatatacattatgtatgtatatatgtatgtatataaagcttaccaaataaagttattacatgtatacataaatcagtaatgactttatttggtaagctttatatatacatgtaccgAATTTTAGGTAATAACTTAAagatgatttaattttgttaagtattgtaatattatgctaactgatttcaaattttaaactaatttttttttttgtttaaaatgagcgggaaaatgacatttttgttttaatatatatatatatatatatatccacacatggtgggtcgggtggagTTCTAGGCGGCTTTTGTACATAGAACCTGAATCCAACCCGATCCACCACGGATTTACTTTTTAAAACCCAGCCGCGACCCATCACCCAAAAAATCTGACCAATGCGAGGTGGATTCGGATGAATATCTACGGGACGAActgaaattgccatccctaagtATAATGGCTGGAACATTGTGGattccaaattaaatatttttaaaataataaattcattatctttttttttttcgcctGGATGAAGCCGGAATTGCTAGTAATCGCCGGTCAGCCATACAGCGGTGAATTTGTTCCCGGGCCTTGTACACACCGCCCGTCACACTATGGGAGCTAGCCATGCCCGAAGTCGTTACCTTAACCGCAATGGAGGGAGATGCCGAAGGCAGGGCTAGTGACTGGAGTGAAGTCGTAACAAGGTAGTCGTACTGGAAGGTGCGGCTGGATCACCTCCTTTTCAGTGAGAGCTAATGCTTGTTGGGTATCTTGGTTTAACACTGCTTCACACCCCAAAAAAAGAAGGGAGTTACGTCTGAGTCAAACTTGGAGATGGAAGTCTTCTTTCGTTTCTCGACGGTGAAGTAAGACCAAGCTCATAAGCTTATTATCCTAGGTCGGAACAAGTTGATAGGATCCCCGAacatacttttctcaacctacctgaagcacaaagagtctcCACTGAGGATCGAACTTGTGACCTCTCAAGTGGGAAGCCACAGCTACGAGGTCTTTGGCCATAAATTCGTATGAATGTATCCTGAAAACTGAAAAGACCAAGCAGATAATTATCATTTACAATTAATATGATAAAtcataaatttgaaataatattatataaagttGCTTTATATAAAGTGCATGTATATGTGTAATGTGTTGTATATATTACGTAACGTTCATCAAATGATCAAAAGTCCAATGGATAAGTCCAATGGATTTTCACATTCATGATTCATCAATGACTCCAATGGATAAGTCCAATGGATTATGACTCCAATGGATAAGTCCAATGGATTTCACGTTCAATGACTCATCGCAAATAAAATAATTCCCCTATTGCAAATGTGCATAATCAGCAAATCGCAAATCTATTGCAAATGACCAAATCTGCATAATCAGCATTGTGTGGCTATTGGAAGACGAAAAGTCCCTACAAGCAGTTAAATATaaagcaacaattttttttgacaacTAAAGCaccaaaatttaaattaataagcATTAATACATATCAAAGCCCTATTCAACCGCTAGTTCCATTGGATGACTAAAAATTTACCAAAACAAATAATGTTAATATTTTGTCACGCCAAATAAATCGAAAGCTATAAACGCTGCAAAACGTAATCATTTTATTTGGGCGAGAAAATGACATGGCATTAGTTGTTGCTTTATTATAGAGAAAGATacctgaattttattttttagtttcattttttatgcTAGTTccattttagtaatattaaaatatcattttagtaGCTCGACCACATGGGCTGAGCTATAATGGAAGCAGTACGGGCAGTGGCCCCCCTCACCCcttgtgtgtgtgcgcgtgcgCATTAGCATTAAAATAgtgtataaaattaatattttgtataaattacTAAAGAATTGAGTAGTTTAGTTGGTTTTAAGCttagatatgatatgatatgatatgagaTGTCATTGGATTGAATCTCACTAGCACTATTTGTGTatattttaacttcttttctttattttagctcaagaaaattaaaattaaagtatttatgtacggagtatataatatcttttatttatgaatataatgtcTTTTATATTCAAACTATTCtatctaattgattatgttttatattttgccataaatatttttataacatttcaaagtgttttaaaaatttatttcatccTACGGCCCTATCCAAGTATAGTTTTGACTTCGCGCCCTAACTATTATGTAGTCTatcataaatattgtattataatttataaatgtattttgtatttgaaccatATTATAcgtgtttgatattttgtcattaaTATTTCTAAAGTTATTTGAACTATGCGTCTATGCCCCCActcacataattttttggatCTGACCCTACTCGATTACCGGAAAAGTTTTTTGACTGTGGGGACGAAAATCCATAGCCGAAAACATGCAGAAACCAATTTAGTGTTTACAAAAAATCGCCGAACACAGACAATTTATTAGAATACAACTAAACACTAgaaataaaagtattttttaaaaaataactcactttttaaaaaacattttctaaaagtaatttttcgaatttccaaacacacccttatttaCAAACCAAAGCTCTCTTAACCTCTTTTTTGTATTTAACTTTTGATAAAatgatttgtttttaaaaaacgtttttataaaataaatacccttaaaaaaataataataaaattcatggACCAGTTTTCTGGGCTTCCTTGCACGTCTTTTCTTAGCATACTATATAAGGTCCACAAGGACTACGTAGTCGTTCTCCTTCATTCTTCATTATTTCGTTACTACCCTTCTTCTCTCTTTCAAATCTGAGAACATCCATTCGTCAATGGAAGAATCCAAAGGTAAAATTTCTTGAATTCTCCAGGATACTTTGCTTTCAAGTTTTCACTGATCAAAACGGTGTGTTGACTTTTCTTTTGCTATCTTGTTGACTGTTTGGACCTATCACTTTTTCGTgttgcatctttttttttttttttttttggtagctTTCTTcacctttttttgtttttaatcttCCTAGAATTTCAAAGATTGGGATTTTAGGTATACCCTTTTGGGGCTTCTGGGGCTTGATCTGTTTGTTGGGTTTTGTGATTGTGCTACTGATTGACTGATTCCGTGTTCTTGTAGTGTGATTGAGTTTGATTTATGATATGGGCACCTTCCTCTGAACACCCTGTTTAGCTTTGAATTAATCAGAGATTATGTTCCCAGTTAATATTGAATTACTCTGTGAATAATGGCAGTACTATATTTGATTCTGTATTACCAGTCACATGCAGTATAAAGCTGGACTACATAGGATTCATAATTGCTTTTAACTTCctgctaaaaaaaattggatctttGTGTAATTGAGTATGTATAggcataaaaattaaaattagaaaaaaaaaattgggctgTGCTTGTTGTGAGATACTATAATCTGCTCTGTGCTTATTGTGCAGCAAGCTATATTGTATGTAATGTATAATGTTATTTTCATCATAGTGAAATGTGTGCATTCTACAACATGACATTCAGTATGCTTAGCTTCTCAACTTGAGATGGAATTAAAGAATGATATTTTTGACATGCTAACTAAGTGTACTGCAATTTTCCTTCATTAGATTTACTCCTTTCTTTGGTTGATTTTGATCATCACTTTAATCTCTCTCTTTGTCAGTTGTTGAAGCCAAGGATGGAACTATCTCAGTTGCCACCGCATTTGCAGGTCACCAGGAAGGTAACCTGAATGCCTTGTTTCTagttacttttttctttttccaattcGTGTTCACTTCTTATTACTTATCATTTGTCAAGAAGTAATTGGAGTCATTCTACAGCCTTCTAATGGTAGttattacagagtatataaATACATCTTCATATTTGACACTGcagatttcttttttctttcatgGCTTCAATGCCATGATATGGCATCTAGACATAACAAGTTTGCCATTCGAATTTACCTTAGATCTCACTCTTAGATAGAAATATGTGTAAAGATGGTTGTCCTCTTTGCTTTGTTCTAAGGAAAAGATAAAATGTCCATTACCATAGTTTTTTGCAAATGCATTACATGAAGAATTCGGTAACTTCTTTTTCTCTGTGTCGGTTATTTCTACCAGCTGTACAGGATAGAGATCACAAATTTTTGACAAGAGCAGTTGAAGAAGCTTATAAAGCTGTAGAATGTGGGCACGGGGGCCCATTTGGTGCTGTTGTTGTTTGCAATGATGAAGTTGTTGTTAGCTGCCATAACATGGTACTCAACAACACTGACCCTACTGCTCATGCAGAGGTGACAGCGATAAGAGAGGTTTGGCTTCCATTGCTATTTAacgttttttgtttttattgtatCATCAGTGTTTGTTTCTTCTTCTGCCTTCTTTTCTCTATGTCAACCATTTTAACTTACTGAAGTGATTTCTTGGTAAGAAGCTGATCATCATTTGAGTCTTTTCTCTTGGTTACCGAATTGGAGTATGTGAGCCTTTTTCCGCCTTTCCCAAACCAACTTAATTTCAATCTTTCTAAGATAGGAGATTTAAGATTTCTTGGTTTAGCTTCTCTTGGTTGTTGCTACTTGCTAGAGGGAAAAAGAAAATCTTCCTAATCCGTAAGGATTGTATGAGTGTGGCAAATAGAGTTTTGATTACTCTTCTCACTTTGTTAGTGTGTATTTATTGCAATAAGTCAATAACCATTGAATGCAAATTGTATTCAAGACCTCTATACTATGTTGGTTGGGCAGAAAAGGTAGGAAAGAAGTATGAATGGGATTTCTACGAATCTTGTAGTGAAGCACTCATTAGATGTGAATTGCTTTGAGATGGTACGTGGAATATATAAAAGGGTTATAGAGCATTTATAGGATAAAGTTTGGAACTACACAGAACGACTGGCAGTTGACCATGAAATTAGTTATTTGTCGGGACTCGGGGTTTCCTTATATACATTGTTTGTAGAGAATAATATTTGTAGGTAGTTGGatcttttctctttctttccttACCACTTAAGGTATTCTTATCTTTAATTCTAATCATATTCTGGGTTCAATGAATTGTTACGAGGATGTGGACTTGTTTGAAAGTAACAGGTAAAATTTTAGACACCATCAATCcaatataatattgaaaatCATTTGATGTATTATAATATTTGGCATTGAAAAGTTCTCAACTTCGTTTCTAAGGCCATAACAATTGCTAAAGGGCCTAATTGTTGCAACTATTGATATGTAACTTGTTCGTTATACCTTTTACTAATTGGCATGCCTTGTACTAATTGCTCGCAAGTATATTGTACCTTAAATTTCTTGATCATTTCAATTAAAGCGTTCCTAATGGCATCTAAATCATTTCAAATTCATATTCTTTCAATATAGTACCCTTGCATTTTCGCTTCCCTAAAGCTTAATGTCTTACCTTTCAGTATCTCTCTACTTCATCATCACCATTTACTGATTTCAGGCATGTAAAAAGCTCAACCGCATTGAACTATCAAACTGCGAAATATATGCCTCTTGTGAGCCATGCCCGATGTGCTTTGGTGCCATCCATCTTTCGCGAATTAAGGTGAAATGCTTTCCTAACTAAAATCACGACTGCTATGGCGTTTACGCACATTTCATTTCATCCAATATTTGGTATTTCTGGTGCAGAGGCTCGTATATGGAGCCAAAGCGGAAGCTGCCATTGCCATTGGATTTGATGATTTTATCGCAGATGCTCTAAGAGGTACTGGTTTCTATCAGAAGGCGAACTTGGAGATAAAGAGGGCTGATGGTAATGAGGCCATTATTGCAGAGCAAGTGTTTGAGAATACAAAAGCTAAGTTCTCCATTTACTGAGCAGACTGCTACAATCTGAAATTAATCCTGATCCTGACTTcacaaattttacattttcataaTAATGTTTGTTCATTCACTTAGAATATACCTTTCTTTCAAGTACAATACTACtgtgttttctttcattaaCTAATAAAACTGTATAAACTCTTGCTTCTTTCTCGTGATTGATGTGACATGCTTTAATTGGATCAGAACATAAACGAGTCACAGTTTTAACTCTCACTTCTTAGTCGTGATTAATGTGACATGTTTTGATTGGATCATAACATTAACGGGTCACAATTTCAACTCACTTTTTACTCGCGATTGATGTGACATGCTTTGATTGGATTTGAACATAAACGGGTCACAGTTTCAACTCTCATTTCTTACTCGTGATTAATGTGACATGCTTTGATTGAATCAGAACAAAAGCGggtcatagttttttttttcgtttctCTCATTCGAATGTTAAATCTAACATTTATGAGGTTCATGTTGAGGCGCACATCTTGTTCTAATGAAATGCATGTCCTTCCTCAAGGTTCATGCCATCTCAATGAATACATAAAGCTCCCAAGTGAACCCCACTTTGCAATAAAATTTCTTATGTAGTCCTTATCCATTTTgcattaagaataaaatttgtattttaacaATTGTCTATATTACCTCACAAACTGTCCTCTTTAGGTGGCAGTTCGTGTTGAGAGAGATAACAGGATGACACAAGCCAAAAGGtcaccattaaaaaatatatatttttaaaaaatttaagattgaaatttagaattttgatatatatatttaacaaatgCACACCACAATTCAATCCATATAAGCCACATCATCAAAAcaatctttaattaaaacaaataaaattcataacagctttaataattaattaatattaatcgCATGTTATTCTTCTGacacaaattaaacaattcATTAACAACTTAATGAGACAATGAACCTAAATATTAACTAATTGCTTTTCTTCAATGCTTAATTCAAAGCAATGTAATTGATAACCGCAAACTGAGGTTGTTGCCAATTAACCAAAAATACTGGGGTGTTTTGCAAATAGCTAATAGCGAATTGAATTAGTAAGATTGACTAGCTAATAATATTAGTTGGTTGTAGaaagatatttttaataaattaaatgttagctaattacatacaaaataatttttaagagtataatttattttttaaaaaagatgaTTGAAAAAGTGATCTTTTAAATTGTAGTGTTTTGGTTGCTATTAGAAAAAgctttggcaaaaaaaaaaaaacttttataaaaagttgattaaccaaacactcatattgtctgtttaaccaaatcaaacaactaatagtgatcaaacaagtcaaaattagtttataagttaactatgttaccaaacattaTAGGTCCCAAACCTCAATATTACAGAATGCAATAATCATGAAGAACCAGCATTCAAGCAACAGGTAAAATGCTAGTTTGAGTAGTTTCACACTTGTGTGACAGGTACTGGCTCACACTCTCAAACCTGTTCAGAAATTTATCAGTTTCAGCCCAATTACAAAGCAGAATATCAATGGATTCACTTTGCCCAGCCTTCATAACTCAAAACTATGTTCTCAATTCATTTCTATGTACATGTCAAGCAACTATCTAAATGAAGTTATCAAAGAGGAACAGATCGATCATGatacaaagaaagaaaaatgtatagGAACTCATTTACAGTATCTGTCAATTCCTTCTCAAATACATGTCAAGCAAGTTACAGAAAGTTAACAACTTTAAAGACAAGCCATCAAAGGCTGAAAAGAATCAAACACAATACCTGACAGCAACTCTTGAAATGAGAGAAAAATGTATTCACATCATTACTAGGAACACATTTACAGTATCTGTTAACTGATTCCCATATACATGTCAAGCAAGCTACACAAAGTTAAGAACTTTAAACACAAAGCCACCAAAGACcgaaaaaaacaaacacataCTTGACAGCAACACTTGAAAAGAGGGAAAAATATATTGGCATCATAAATAGGAACTCATTTACACTACCTGTCAATTCCTTCTCACA
This region of Ipomoea triloba cultivar NCNSP0323 chromosome 15, ASM357664v1 genomic DNA includes:
- the LOC116006451 gene encoding guanosine deaminase-like; its protein translation is MEESKVVEAKDGTISVATAFAGHQEAVQDRDHKFLTRAVEEAYKAVECGHGGPFGAVVVCNDEVVVSCHNMVLNNTDPTAHAEVTAIREACKKLNRIELSNCEIYASCEPCPMCFGAIHLSRIKRLVYGAKAEAAIAIGFDDFIADALRGTGFYQKANLEIKRADGNEAIIAEQVFENTKAKFSIY